DNA from Canis lupus dingo isolate Sandy chromosome 27, ASM325472v2, whole genome shotgun sequence:
CAGTACAATTAATTGATAAAGGTCTCTGGGTTTCTTTAACTCCATGGTCTCTCTTGTTGCAGTGGAggattctaaaaaaataaacaaacaaaaactccaacAAAAATATACATCCTACTCAAAagcgatttttttttaaagccacaagTCCCAACCCCCACCAAAATAAAGAAAGCCATCTATTCCTCCATTTAGAAACTGATTTTTGTAAAACCCACAAACACCCATTTTATTAACAGAGATAAGACAGGAGTTTCAGTCTCCTCCCCTTCACGTTACAGCCCCTGGGGCTCCGTAGGCCAACTCTGCTCCTCTGCTTCCAACAGGAAGCCTCACCATGTGACCTTTTTGTGGGGAAAATTGGAAGAGGGTGAGGGTAGGGCAGGATTTGCATATATAATAATCATTTTCAAGACACAATCTGcatctcaaacaaacaaaagttcaatTCTCATTTCTTCCACACATTTGTGCTATAAATTAAGTCAAAATTTACGAACACCGTTGGGCCCTCAAATCCCAAtgggcaaggagaaaaaaaaattatagccagAATGTGGAAGTGGGATATACTGGATGGATGGGGTTTGGGAAGaagccaaaacaaaaaagacGTACAAACCCAATGGGCATCTTTCCAGTCTAGGCACAAAAATGTTTCAGTCTCAAAATATCTCTCTTGTAGAATTCCAGGGCTtcagagaaaaaagtaaactaaaacGAGGTAGccagacatatatatatgtatatatatatataatttatatatatataatatatagactatattcagcagaaaaaaaaggaacgtgatttcaaatttcttcaaaaaaataaaaacttgaaaaagaaagacaattaaaagGAAATGCACGTGAGTAGCAGAGTACTGTAGGAGAAGTGATGAGAAGAGCCTGGGATTAGTTACAAAGTGGAAGGAAGAAGGGTGAAAAGGCCGTGGTAGTTGGGTTTGCTctttatacatttcaaaataaaaaccagatcACAGTATTCAAATGAAAGCTTAAGTGAAGGCAGACATTTTCCTCAACTCCCCAGGGTTTTAAGGACTAGTcactccccgccccctccccccatttccaAATGCAAAGCAGTGAGGATACAGTAGCTCAAACAGTCCTCCATCCCCCTGCAGAGAGGAATTGGGTGGGTAAGTAGCTGAATCCATCTCCGCCctcaggaagagagggaggggagtaAGGTCGGGGTAGCAGAGGAACCCCAGATGCCAGGGGAATGGGCGTGTAGTGGGGCCCGAGGTgccagaagagggagaaaagagagcccGAGGCTTCGTGTCACTGCCCCCATCTCATCCACTACAATGATCTGTGTTGTGTGTAAGTGTGCATGTCGAGCGAGGGGGATGGGGCGTGGTGGTGACCGGAGGATGAACGGGGCGGGACAAGGGGAGCAGGTGCTGCTGCCCTCACCTGACCTTCTCACTGTCCGTCATCTGCCAGAGTCCCAGGTTGAGTACCTTCAGGCAGGGCAGCTGCGTGATGCGCTCCAGACCGCGCTTGGTGATGCGGGTGCAGCCATACAGGTCTATGCCGGTGAGTTGGCTCAGGTGCTCAGCGATCAGCTCCAGGCCCTTGTCTGTGATACGCACGCACTGTCCGATGTTGAGCGTGCGCAGCCCATGCATCTGCCGCACCATGCGGTTGATGCCATCGTCGCTGAtgtggcaggagcagagggacagggacttGAGGCCGTCCAGGCCCTGGGCGATGTAAGCCAGGCTCTGGTCCCCCACTTTGTCACAGAAGGACACATCCAGCCCGGAGAGGCGCAGGCTGCCCATGGCCAGATGCATGATGCCCGTGTCACTGATGTTATCGCAGGAGCGCAGGTTGAGGCTGCGCAGGCTGCCCATGTGCGACAGGTGCAGGAGACCCGCGTCTGAGATGCCCCCGCAGAAGCTGAGGTTTAGGAGCCTCAGGCCCGTCAGCCCCCGCGAGATGTGCTTTAGGGAAAGGTCCGTGAGCTTCTGGCAGTCCTGCAGCGTGAGCTGCTCCAGGCCCAGGCAGCCCTCGGCCGCGCTGCGCGTCATGCCGGCCAGGTGCCCGATGCCCACGTCCGACAGGTGGCGGCAGCTGCGGAGGTTGAGGCTCTTGAGGCGCTGCAGGCCCCAGGCGATGAGCAGGAGGCCGGTGTTGGTGATGTTGCTGCAGCCCCCCAGCTCCAGCACCTCCAGGCCCTTGAGATACTGGGCGATGCGGCCCAGGCTGCTGTCGGTGATCTGCTTGCAGAGGCTCAGGTTGAGGGCGCGCAAGGAGCCGATCTCCTGCACAAACGCGTGGCCCAGCCCGTTGTCGGTGAGGTTGTAGCAGCCGCTGAGGTTGAGGCTCTCGATGTTGGCCATGCCCTGGATCACGTAGCTGAGGCTGCGGCGGAGGCTCAGGATCTGCACGCGGCGGATGCCCCGGGCCTGCAGGCTGGGGAACAGCGACGGGTTGGCCCGGCGCAGGTGCAGCTTGGCCTCCACCCCCCGCCACACCGACTTGTGGTAGGCGGCGTCCCGCCAGGCCGTGCACACCTGCGCCGCGCGCCCCTTATCCCGGACGTCCAGGTAGCCGAAGATCATGGCCAGCAGCTCGGGGAACAAGCACGAGATGTGGGtctccatcttcctcctcccccctccgcGGCGCCGGGGGGAGGAGGCGCGGGCCCCGCCGCTCCTGCCCGAGAGGCGACCAGAGCGGTCCTcccggccgccgccgctgccgccgccgccgccgccgcctcgggccCAACGGCCGGCCCCTCCCCGCCTTCCGgctccggccgccgccgccgccgccgccgctcctccTCCGGGTCCGTCCgcgcttccttccttcctgccggCGTcgcctcccttcccttccctccccccgccccgggctccgcTCGGTCCTCACATCCCGGGCGGGGAAGGCGCCCTCTCACTCACTCCCGAGCccggccgggccgccgccgccgccgccgccgccgccaacaccgccgccgccgccaacaCCGCCGCCTGGGGTCTAAGCGCGCCGCGCTCGGGCCGCGCCGCTCCGCCCGCTCCGCCCGCTCCGCCCGCTCCGCCCgccgcgctcccgccgccgctcCCACGCCCCCTGCCgcatcctctgcctccctccgCTGCCGCCGCGGCtccggggggctccggggggctccggggggccccgggggctgcgggctcgggctccgggcgccgagcaggcttcctgctgcctTTGTCTCTCGCCCGCTTTTCAAAGCTCCCAGCCCGGGCCGCCCGCACTCCGCCGCCCAGGCGGGGGGACCCGGAGGCCAATCCGGGCCACCGGGCGCAcgctccccgcacccccccgccGTCCGCGGACGGGTGGGGGCCGCcggcccgggcccggggctccAGGGGCTCGCGGGGCAcgcggcggcgggagcgcggctcggcgccgggccgggcgggcgggcgggcgcacGTGCGGGCGGGTCGGGCCggaccccgcgccccgggccctcCGCGCCGCCCCTCCCGCCGCGCTCCCCCGCGCGCGCCCGCGCAATGGTACGAGCCTGCGCTGCCGGAACTGGCGGAGCCGTTGCCCTGGAAACCGAGTTCCTCCCGGTCGGAGCGCCCGGGCGGTTAACCCTGTGGGCGCCGCGGGGCAGCGGCTGTCAGCGGGCTTCCgcgccctccgccgccgcccccaGCCCGCGGGGAGCCGGGCCCTCTCCGGGCCGCGCCCCGGCCCAGCCCTCTCGTCTTCGCCGCTGACGGCCGCGCAGCCCTCCCGGagccttcccccaccctcctcctctatCAGCCCTGCCAGACCCTGCTCCCGGCCCGAGGCTCCTAAGCGTCCCTCGCGCTCGCCCCTTAGCACGTCTCCGCACACCCTCGGTGCTCCCCAGCGGGGCTGCCTCCTTCCTCACCGGTCTTGTGCCTCCAATCACGGAGAACCTCGGCCTTATTCATCACTGACCCTCCCTAGCCCGCATTCTAGCATGACCCATCACTGCTGCCTTCCAGCATCTTCTGCTTGTTTCCAGGCTCCGCGGGGGTACTTTGTGCATCGAAACTTCACTGCACTTCCGCACTTTGTTGGGAACTGTCGGGAGCGCCACGGCTGCCCCCGCGGCCCTCAGCCTGCTCCGCACTGAGAAGAGAGCAGCCCTCCCTCAGCCTGGCGTGAGGAGTTTTCTTCCTCACCAGCCTCTTGGACTAAATATAAATCGTATGCACAGTTCTACTGATCAACTGTATAGATACTcaaattttttttgatttattcgtgagagacataggcagatggagaaacaggctttcccggggagcccagtggggtactccatcccaggaccctgggatcacgacctgagcccaaggcaggggctcaactactgagccacccaggtgccccaaagatactttttaaataaaataccatgaCTGCTGGACTTGGTTTAAGGCGCTGCAAGCAAACATCTGTGGGTTTATTAACCGTGTTTTATGGAACCAGGGCACTGCTCTCTTTTAGAATGTGGTTCTTCAGTGCCTGCACAGATAGGAGTTAAGCATTTCCCTTTAACTATCCCCAA
Protein-coding regions in this window:
- the FBXL14 gene encoding F-box/LRR-repeat protein 14 isoform X7 — encoded protein: MANIESLNLSGCYNLTDNGLGHAFVQEIGSLRALNLSLCKQITDSSLGRIAQYLKGLEVLELGGCSNITNTGLLLIAWGLQRLKSLNLRSCRHLSDVGIGHLAGMTRSAAEGCLGLEQLTLQDCQKLTDLSLKHISRGLTGLRLLNLSFCGGISDAGLLHLSHMGSLRSLNLRSCDNISDTGIMHLAMGSLRLSGLDVSFCDKVGDQSLAYIAQGLDGLKSLSLCSCHISDDGINRMVRQMHGLRTLNIGQCVRITDKGLELIAEHLSQLTGIDLYGCTRITKRGLERITQLPCLKVLNLGLWQMTDSEKVRILHCNKRDHGVKETQRPLSINCTVCEFV
- the FBXL14 gene encoding F-box/LRR-repeat protein 14 isoform X1, encoding METHISCLFPELLAMIFGYLDVRDKGRAAQVCTAWRDAAYHKSVWRGVEAKLHLRRANPSLFPSLQARGIRRVQILSLRRSLSYVIQGMANIESLNLSGCYNLTDNGLGHAFVQEIGSLRALNLSLCKQITDSSLGRIAQYLKGLEVLELGGCSNITNTGLLLIAWGLQRLKSLNLRSCRHLSDVGIGHLAGMTRSAAEGCLGLEQLTLQDCQKLTDLSLKHISRGLTGLRLLNLSFCGGISDAGLLHLSHMGSLRSLNLRSCDNISDTGIMHLAMGSLRLSGLDVSFCDKVGDQSLAYIAQGLDGLKSLSLCSCHISDDGINRMVRQMHGLRTLNIGQCVRITDKGLELIAEHLSQLTGIDLYGCTRITKRGLERITQLPCLKVLNLGLWQMTDSEKVRILHCNKRDHGVKETQRPLSINCTVCEFV
- the FBXL14 gene encoding F-box/LRR-repeat protein 14 isoform X5; translation: METHISCLFPELLAMIFGYLDVRDKGRAAQVCTAWRDAAYHKSVWRGVEAKLHLRRANPSLFPSLQARGIRRVQILSLRRSLSYVIQGMANIESLNLSGCYNLTDNGLGHAFVQEIGSLRALNLSLCKQITDSSLGRIAQYLKGLEVLELGGCSNITNTGLLLIAWGLQRLKSLNLRSCRHLSDVGIGHLAGMTRSAAEGCLGLEQLTLQDCQKLTDLSLKHISRGLTGLRLLNLSFCGGISDAGLLHLSHMGSLRSLNLRSCDNISDTGIMHLAMGSLRLSGLDVSFCDKVGDQSLAYIAQGLDGLKSLSLCSCHISDDGINRMVRQMHGLRTLNIGQCVRITDKGLELIAEHLSQLTGIDLYGCTRITKRGLERITQLPCLKNPPLQQERPWS
- the FBXL14 gene encoding F-box/LRR-repeat protein 14 isoform X3; the protein is METHISCLFPELLAMIFGYLDVRDKGRAAQVCTAWRDAAYHKSVWRGVEAKLHLRRANPSLFPSLQARGIRRVQILSLRRSLSYVIQGMANIESLNLSGCYNLTDNGLGHAFVQEIGSLRALNLSLCKQITDSSLGRIAQYLKGLEVLELGGCSNITNTGLLLIAWGLQRLKSLNLRSCRHLSDVGIGHLAGMTRSAAEGCLGLEQLTLQDCQKLTDLSLKHISRGLTGLRLLNLSFCGGISDAGLLHLSHMGSLRSLNLRSCDNISDTGIMHLAMGSLRLSGLDVSFCDKVGDQSLAYIAQGLDGLKSLSLCSCHISDDGINRMVRQMHGLRTLNIGQCVRITDKGLELIAEHLSQLTGIDLYGCTRITKRGLERITQLPCLKVLNLGLWQMTDSEKNPPLQQERPWS
- the FBXL14 gene encoding F-box/LRR-repeat protein 14 isoform X2, translated to METHISCLFPELLAMIFGYLDVRDKGRAAQVCTAWRDAAYHKSVWRGVEAKLHLRRANPSLFPSLQARGIRRVQILSLRRSLSYVIQGMANIESLNLSGCYNLTDNGLGHAFVQEIGSLRALNLSLCKQITDSSLGRIAQYLKGLEVLELGGCSNITNTGLLLIAWGLQRLKSLNLRSCRHLSDVGIGHLAGMTRSAAEGCLGLEQLTLQDCQKLTDLSLKHISRGLTGLRLLNLSFCGGISDAGLLHLSHMGSLRSLNLRSCDNISDTGIMHLAMGSLRLSGLDVSFCDKVGDQSLAYIAQGLDGLKSLSLCSCHISDDGINRMVRQMHGLRTLNIGQCVRITDKGLELIAEHLSQLTGIDLYGCTRITKRGLERITQLPCLKVLNLGLWQMTDSEKVRDCSDFAWWSCLCQPSTLGTM
- the FBXL14 gene encoding F-box/LRR-repeat protein 14 isoform X4 — translated: METHISCLFPELLAMIFGYLDVRDKGRAAQVCTAWRDAAYHKSVWRGVEAKLHLRRANPSLFPSLQARGIRRVQILSLRRSLSYVIQGMANIESLNLSGCYNLTDNGLGHAFVQEIGSLRALNLSLCKQITDSSLGRIAQYLKGLEVLELGGCSNITNTGLLLIAWGLQRLKSLNLRSCRHLSDVGIGHLAGMTRSAAEGCLGLEQLTLQDCQKLTDLSLKHISRGLTGLRLLNLSFCGGISDAGLLHLSHMGSLRSLNLRSCDNISDTGIMHLAMGSLRLSGLDVSFCDKVGDQSLAYIAQGLDGLKSLSLCSCHISDDGINRMVRQMHGLRTLNIGQCVRITDKGLELIAEHLSQLTGIDLYGCTRITKRGLERITQLPCLKVLNLGLWQMTDSEKGLL
- the FBXL14 gene encoding F-box/LRR-repeat protein 14 isoform X6, whose product is METHISCLFPELLAMIFGYLDVRDKGRAAQVCTAWRDAAYHKSVWRGVEAKLHLRRANPSLFPSLQARGIRRVQILSLRRSLSYVIQGMANIESLNLSGCYNLTDNGLGHAFVQEIGSLRALNLSLCKQITDSSLGRIAQYLKGLEVLELGGCSNITNTGLLLIAWGLQRLKSLNLRSCRHLSDVGIGHLAGMTRSAAEGCLGLEQLTLQDCQKLTDLSLKHISRGLTGLRLLNLSFCGGISDAGLLHLSHMGSLRSLNLRSCDNISDTGIMHLAMGSLRLSGLDVSFCDKVGDQSLAYIAQGLDGLKSLSLCSCHISDDGINRMVRQMHGLRTLNIGQCVRITDKGLELIAEHLSQLTGIDLYGCTRITKRGLERITQLPCLKGLL